TGTTCCAGGCCGTCTCCGCTGCCGTCGGCGACGCCCCCGCGTTGCTTGCCTTGGCCCGCCAGGCCGGGAAGGAATGGCCGCGGCCCGGCGAAGGCACTACCGGGCTTCTCTGGGAGCTCCTGGCAACGGTGGCCGCCATTGACGTGGCTGCTGCCCGGGTCTTTGAGCCGCACCTGGATGCCCTGGCCATCCTTGCACAGGCGGGCCATGATCCTGCCCATGCCTCCGGGACGTGGGGTGTGTTCGCCGCGGAAGGTCAAGGCTCCCGGCTCGAGGCGGAAGCCAGGGGTTCCTCGGTTTTCCTCACTGGATCCAAGCCCTGGTGCTCCCTGGCCCCGTTGCTTGACCACGCGGTGGTCACGGCCCACACGGACGACGGCGGCCGTGCGGCTTTTGCGGTGGACCTGCGCCACGCTGGCGTGACCTGCGGGGACCCGGCGTGGGTGGCACGGGGTTTGCGCGAAATTCCCAGCGGGCCGGTGCGGTTCGACAGGGTCCCCGCCGAGCCGTTGCAGGGAACCAACTGGTATTTCAGCAGGCCCGGGTTTGCCTGGGGCGGCATGGGAGTGGCCGCCTGCTGGCTTGGCGGGGCTGTGGGCATTGCCCGGGATTACCGGGACGCCCTGCGTGCCGGGACTCTATCAGGCCGGGAGCCCGACCAGATTGCGCTGGCCTCACTCGGCGAACTGGACCGCGTCCTTTCCGCCGCCCTGCAGCATTTGGCGGGAACGGCGGAACGCATTGACCGCCGGGAACAGGGCTCCACCGGGCACGGAACTGCCGGGCAGGCATCGGCGTGGAGCGATGCGCTGCGGGTGCGCGGAACCTGCGCAGCCGCCGTCGAACGCGTCTTGTCGGTGGTCGGCAGCAACCGGGGGCCGGCACCGCTGGCCTTCGACGAGAAGTATGCCAAGCGCACGGCTGACCTGGCACTGTACGTCCGCCAGCACCATGGCATGCGCGACGACGCCCAGTTGGGCGCCCTGGCCCTGAAGGGTGACGCGTCGTGGTGACCTTCCTGCACACGGATGAGGGGACTGACGAGTCAGCCTGGGCGGGCGGAGGACTCGCGGTGCTTCCGGAACTCCCGCTGGGTCCGCAGGAGCTGGCCGCCATGAAGTTCCTGGTCCTGGCCGCCCACCCGGACGACGAGACGCTCGGAGCGGGAGGCCTGCTGGCACGGCTGCAAACTGTCGGCGCAGAGGTGGACGTGCTGTTGTTCACGGCAGGGGAGGCCTCACATCCCGGCTCCACAACCGTCTCGCGGGAGGTTCTGGCCGCCATCCGCCTGG
The Arthrobacter sp. PGP41 genome window above contains:
- a CDS encoding acyl-CoA dehydrogenase family protein encodes the protein MDALFQAVSAAVGDAPALLALARQAGKEWPRPGEGTTGLLWELLATVAAIDVAAARVFEPHLDALAILAQAGHDPAHASGTWGVFAAEGQGSRLEAEARGSSVFLTGSKPWCSLAPLLDHAVVTAHTDDGGRAAFAVDLRHAGVTCGDPAWVARGLREIPSGPVRFDRVPAEPLQGTNWYFSRPGFAWGGMGVAACWLGGAVGIARDYRDALRAGTLSGREPDQIALASLGELDRVLSAALQHLAGTAERIDRREQGSTGHGTAGQASAWSDALRVRGTCAAAVERVLSVVGSNRGPAPLAFDEKYAKRTADLALYVRQHHGMRDDAQLGALALKGDASW